Sequence from the Castanea sativa cultivar Marrone di Chiusa Pesio chromosome 12, ASM4071231v1 genome:
tctaaattttttttggatggttcaaacttttcttttagAGAAAGTAGATTCAAACTTAAAGCTATGTTATATCAacaatttaaaaagttatatagtaTTTTAATATGGAATCTAAATTCTAGAAGATTCTTTATCAAACCCTCTATTTTTATACATTTCATTAGAATCTTGTCACGttgtcttttcttctttaaataataaaataatttttttttatataggatagaaattttactctaacttaattctagtgtatatgtgtgtgaaatttccTTCTAGAGGCTTAACTCCGATTCTTGCCCCCCACATCCCATCACATCAAAGGTGCACGGTGGTCAAATAATAGAATAGATAATTACATATACAAATACATTTATAATAAATGGCAATTATTAATTACTATAATTAtacaatttcatattttagtgaaaattttctcaaagtatTTTTTGATGTTTAATTGGATTTTACTTATAAGTTGAAggaattttctaaatttaattgCATACTTGAGCTTCTTCAGCTCTCACATTGTGTTATGAAAAGTTAATGGAGTCTTAAGGgcattggtttaaaaaaatagttttacaaactttttatgagaaaagaataaagttttttttttatacaattatttatattttccataaaagcagtatcaaaatttttcaaaaatggtCTATTAACAAATGTCTTTAGGGCATCTATTAATCAGAATCAATTACCAAGAGAAAAGTTAACGAATGCCTTAAGAGGGGGTTTGGTTCGCTATTTTGTGTCCTCACTGTGATGCACATTACCTTAATATGACATTAAggtgttttgttcaataaatttttttttttaacattactGTAATTCaagattacaaaatatatcacattacctttttaaaaagaaatttatgagaaatttttttttttgataactttttatgagaaaaagagtagcaaatatttttagaaactttttatgaagaaaaaaaattttgactttttaaacaactttttatgttttttcataaaagtgatataaaattttttctaaaatagtcgattaaaaaaattctctaaGAGCAGCTATTAAGTATTTAGGTTAAGCAGACCCAATTAACAGTAGCAAATGAACCATTTAGCAATCACAGCAAAACAATCCAAAAGGCAGAATGTTATAAATAGAGCTTCATTTGTATTTATTCACAGAATCACAGTAAAACTCATGAACCACTTACCaaaatctttaaaagaaaaagaaagacattaTGATCCTGCAATTGAAATTCCAGACagaatgaaaattaataataccAAATGAACCATTTTGCAATCACAGCAGAACAATGCAAAAGGCAGAATCTTATAAATAAAGCTTCATTTGTATTTATTCACAGAATCACAGTAACAAACACATGAACCACTTACCaaaatctttaaaagaaaaaaaagaaaagaaaaagaaagacatcatGAACCTACAACTGAGATTCCAGACAGAATGAGAATATACACAAGGGCAATTGAGATTGATCCACACATGAGGCCTGAGAGCAGCATTAAGGACCATAACAAGCTGGAAATATATGCAGAATTTACAAAGTAATGCATTTTGTTGTGGCgcacaacataaaattattaggtacttccAGAGTATAATGACGTGACACTCCTTTCTCGCACATGAATGATGGATTCTACCGTAAATTTAATTACTAGAACCCAAAATTACGTGAGAGAAGAGAGTACAATGACATTATACTTTTGAATTACTAAATACTTGTGCACAAGAGAGTTGATCATGAAGTATGCATTATATTAACAATCCTGTTCAGTCTCTCAAGAATGCTGCTGGCCTTTCTCTTGGCTCTTGAAGTTCCATTCTTAGCAAGATCAGAGATGGTTCCATAGGTGTTCTCTTCTTCTCTCAATTCCTTCCACTTAGTTCGATCATTCAAACAGATAGAGTGGAGGATTGCGATGCAATTCTCCTTGTTCCGTCCACAACTGCTCTCTCTAATAATGCTAAGCAACCAAGGAACAGCTCCAACTTCTCCCATTTCTTCAATGGCCTTTGGATGGCTTGAGAGCATTGCAAGGATAGCCAACAACTCATCCACATGCATACGGTCCATGATCTTTGTCAGAATCACTCTCACTGCACCATCCCGCACAGCTCTAGATCTGTTCTCATGGATCATGCATAGACTAAAGATTGCTGAAGCAACATCTTTCATAGCTAAAGGATGCCCCTCTTCTAATAGGTCAATGAGTGGTTTTAGTGCACCAGATTTCCCAATAAGTGCCTTGTTTGAATCAAGAGCTGACAAAGTGAAAAGGGTAGCAGCGGCATTGGTCCTTGTTTCAATGGTTCCTGACCTCAATGCTTCTGTAAGTAGAGGAATTACCTTTGGAGTTTCAGCAACAAGCTTTTTGTTGCTGTCATGGATTGAGAGATTCAAGAGTGTCGTGATCACGTCTTCTTGGAGATCTGGGTGAATACTGGTTTGAGATTTCTTTTCAGAAAAAGGATTGAGCAATTGAGGAATGGCATCTAAAGACTCGCCAAAGAGTGCCCGGAATGAGGGCATCCTCTTTGTCAACAACCGAAGCTCTTTTGCAGCTTTTTTTTGTTCAGGAGGTGTCAAAGACATCTTCTCcagcaaagaaagaaaatggtcaCGAACTGCATCTGTTACCCCCTCATCATTAATATTGAGAACAGAATCTGACAATTCAATGCCCCGGCTTCTACACCACTGAGATATCACTCCTCGGACTAAGTGATTTGGAGTAAGAATTGTGTGAGGGAGAACTTGCTGGGTTAGAGGGCATGTTCGGTTGCCAGCGTTTAGCCATTTCTGAATGAAGGGTCTATCATATGTCTGCACaatgaaatcaaaacaaattaaaatccGCAAAACAACACAAGAAGTATGGTTTGACAAAAGACGAAGAATGTGTGAATGACAGCACTGACAATTTCCTAGATAAACTAGTTTCTTTCACATATGGCCCAGCATCAGGATCATAACAAATCCAAACAGCATTTGTTACAAACAAAGGAGCTCAGATCCATTAAGTATGGTTTGAAAAAGGATGCCAAATAAATGGATTAAAGCATTACCAATTTTACTGAATgtcaaaacaaagcaaaacagcAATTGGTAACAAAGTGCAAACAAGAAGCTCAGAACACCAGAGTTTAACACCAGAGAATTATTATAAAAGCCTCAAAATTTTTATCATGATTAATTTTGTATCTAAAACTGCACCACCAGTTACTCAAAGAACTATGAAttctcaacatttttttttttttgttattgaatcTTCTACTGTACTTATCCAAGAAAACTAATCAGATTCATCATTCTGAAATACTTGTCTTCAACAAAACTTAGAAAGTAACACATGAGGAGAACAACTAATGTAGGagtataaaatttcaaaaatttatgtCTCCATCAAACATGTACTACCTTGATATTCATTTTTCAGTGTCAGtgcataaatgataaaatacaGTACTTCCATTAAGCAACCACCGGAAATTCAACCTCCTGATAGTAGTAAAGAAGAGAAACTAACAGTAAATTACATTGCATACCACGAAATTTTAGATTGCTTCTTTTGATTTCCAAGAAGATAAGAGggaaaaaatataacaaaggGAAAAGAAACTCACTTAAACTACGCAACAGCAAAACTAAAGTATGGAtttgtaatttcttttctttttcccatagTTTCTTAGCCACCAAACAGAGCcaagaacaaacaaaagcaGCACAAtgaatccaaatccaaaattcAGAGATTGAAAGATAATTAAAAAGATCCATGACCTacgaaattaaaaaacaaaaatccagaAAAAGAATTACTATCCACTTaacaacacccccccccccccccttcccccttCCAAAAAAAACCAGTCTCCATTTGATTGCctacaaaacaaaggaaagcaaAATTAGATGTCAAGATTTGCCTTTTAGTTTTAGCACTTTATCTTAATTGGGTTTGTAAAATATGCAAAACCCACCTCAATTATCCCATAATTAAATCTCAAATTACTGCTTATCtgtcctttttaaaaaaaaaaaaattctatcagTGGAAAATATTATCTGTCATTTCTTAGCTCCCGAAAAATccgtgggaaaaaaaaaaaacacaagaagttcatttcaatttcaattcacACTCCATTTGGTTGCCTAAAAAACAGAGGAAAAGAAACTTAAATGTTAAAAGTTTTAGCCTTATAGCCCTTTATGTCAATTGGGTTTGCAAAATATTCAAAACCCACCTCAATTATCCcataattaaaccaaaaaaactcTTAGATTACTGCTTATCTCTGATTTCCCACCTctataaaaaatcatttgaagttcatttttattacaatttctGAGAAACCAAACAGAGCAAAATAACATTGTGACATAGATATATACCAACCTGGCCTGTGGCAAGCATAACAGGATCTCTCATCAATTCCTTGGACAAAGGGCAACGAAACTCCTCAGGGCACGTCAAAGAATCAAGAAGCTTCAACGAGAGCGAACGCTCGTTCCTCCTCTGCTTCAATTCCTTCAAAGCACAAAGCTTTTCCTTAGCCTCATCAATGCTTTCAATGCTAcaatcctcatcatcatcaactaTAGCCTTCACCAATCTCTGCAACTCTTTCTTCAACTCTGTCACTTTCGCCATCACAGTCGGATCAGAAAAATCATTCACGTCTGTCTTAGCCattaattcaataaataaataatcaatggcttttcttttcttttctttccttttctttttttctttttctgttatCAGCTATCACACTCACAACTACAAATGAATCGAAATGCTCTgttccattccattctcttttgttttgttttgtgtttgtgtttgtgtttctctGTCTATGCGTCTCTGTCTCTCCAAGCTGTGTGCTTGTTTTGTTCCTCTTCTCTGCTGCTTTCTATTTGCAGTAAAATTTCTATGAATTTCATTTAATTGAGGTTACCCCACTTTTCTTATCATATAAAGTTTCACCTGACTATTATTTCTAGTAATATTTTGCCACGCCAAACGTGAACAAATTAATTGGGACCCAATTTTCTAGCCTAAATGTTCTGCTTTATTAAATAATCTTTTTCACGTGTGTTTTTAATTGGATCAAGATTTCAATATCCTAGATCCTTGAT
This genomic interval carries:
- the LOC142621155 gene encoding U-box domain-containing protein 9; this encodes MAKTDVNDFSDPTVMAKVTELKKELQRLVKAIVDDDEDCSIESIDEAKEKLCALKELKQRRNERSLSLKLLDSLTCPEEFRCPLSKELMRDPVMLATGQTYDRPFIQKWLNAGNRTCPLTQQVLPHTILTPNHLVRGVISQWCRSRGIELSDSVLNINDEGVTDAVRDHFLSLLEKMSLTPPEQKKAAKELRLLTKRMPSFRALFGESLDAIPQLLNPFSEKKSQTSIHPDLQEDVITTLLNLSIHDSNKKLVAETPKVIPLLTEALRSGTIETRTNAAATLFTLSALDSNKALIGKSGALKPLIDLLEEGHPLAMKDVASAIFSLCMIHENRSRAVRDGAVRVILTKIMDRMHVDELLAILAMLSSHPKAIEEMGEVGAVPWLLSIIRESSCGRNKENCIAILHSICLNDRTKWKELREEENTYGTISDLAKNGTSRAKRKASSILERLNRIVNIMHTS